In Methanococcoides sp. LMO-2, the genomic stretch TGGAAAAAGTATTAATCGCAGAATTTTTTATATATGTATGGGAGTGCAAAAATGACTGATACCACCATTAAAGTAGAAGGCATGTCCTGTGGACATTGCCAGATGGCCGTTACAAAAGCAATATCCGGACTAGAGGGTGTTTCTTCTGTTGACGTTGATCTTGAGAAAGGAGAAGCTGCGGTTTCCTACGATCCTCAGTCAACAGATATTGAAGCTATCAAAAAGGCGGTCAATGATGCCGGATATAAGGCCTGAACTTATAGATTTAACTCTGGATTTATCTTTGCTGCCAGGTAACAATACACAATGAACGAACGTATTGTCAGCCATCACTTGTCCGATGAACCTTATTTCTTTATTTTGATGTGATAACATGAAGATCAC encodes the following:
- a CDS encoding copper ion binding protein, with product MTDTTIKVEGMSCGHCQMAVTKAISGLEGVSSVDVDLEKGEAAVSYDPQSTDIEAIKKAVNDAGYKA